Proteins from one Planctomyces sp. SH-PL62 genomic window:
- a CDS encoding choice-of-anchor M domain-containing protein → MKLAFFKTTSATVFLVAVAAASAQAADFTNLYRAGHADLAVGYGVTEGLHLFYELSSTAVVNGSPVGGGASASPSDLSVIVPESVLTIGHTSLPAPFAGNALYVLAQTSAGAGTRPFLGFGAEEIDPGVFVGDALTFTLTDFFSSTGGQFVLFSNGSQANPSINTADGLSASDFVDLYAGGHDHFNLGFTAAGIYDLTFSAAGVLVGGGSATASGVFRFVVGDAPVTPTVPEPGSLMMAGLAMTAGGLVAARRRRAHRLS, encoded by the coding sequence ATGAAACTCGCCTTCTTCAAAACGACCTCCGCGACCGTATTTCTGGTCGCCGTCGCGGCTGCTTCCGCTCAGGCCGCGGACTTCACGAACCTTTACAGAGCGGGCCACGCCGACCTCGCCGTCGGCTATGGGGTGACGGAGGGATTGCACCTTTTCTATGAGCTGTCGAGCACCGCGGTTGTGAATGGCTCGCCGGTCGGCGGCGGCGCTTCGGCATCCCCGTCCGATCTCTCGGTCATCGTCCCCGAGTCCGTTCTGACGATCGGACACACGTCGCTCCCCGCACCCTTCGCGGGGAACGCGCTCTACGTGCTCGCCCAGACCAGCGCCGGGGCCGGAACACGACCGTTCCTCGGCTTCGGGGCCGAGGAGATCGACCCCGGGGTCTTCGTTGGGGACGCCCTGACGTTCACGTTGACGGATTTCTTCAGCAGCACGGGCGGCCAGTTCGTCCTCTTCTCGAACGGCTCGCAGGCGAATCCGTCGATCAATACGGCGGACGGCCTGTCTGCTTCCGACTTCGTCGACCTCTACGCCGGCGGACACGACCACTTCAATCTCGGGTTCACGGCGGCAGGGATCTACGACCTGACGTTCTCGGCCGCGGGCGTTCTCGTCGGCGGCGGATCCGCGACCGCTTCGGGGGTCTTCCGATTCGTGGTGGGCGACGCGCCTGTCACCCCGACCGTCCCTGAGCCCGGCTCGCTGATGATGGCCGGGCTCGCCATGACCGCCGGCGGCCTGGTCGCCGCTCGACGCCGACGCGCTCATCGCCTTTCGTAA
- a CDS encoding DUF1559 domain-containing protein — MNRRPMPRAFTLIELLVVIAVIAVLIALLLPAVQAAREFARRAQCANNLKQIGLAIHNYHDVNSVFPMSTTSAEAAPDGRCRNGLFSWHASILPHLGQQAIFNATNFWIGNADDCASPDVVMYGATIGASHPNGTVARTSLAAYLCPSESHRIAATMGASRPASQSYSGNAGWTPDTSGPATGRRMGRHNGFIGLVDPVGLASWHVGPIAAASVSDGLSHTAAVAERRLPRATDPNDVEAMYGEPESTRSYCAGGSGSSRTLHAWRRYCETVSFPDPAWTVFPGRAWISGWGHAGGTYMQVMPVNSRSCHIYGGEGDGNILITPGSLHHGGLNVLFGDGGVRFLRNSIALPVWWALGSRDGGEVVGGDAY, encoded by the coding sequence ATGAATCGGCGTCCCATGCCGCGAGCGTTCACGCTGATCGAGTTACTGGTGGTGATCGCGGTGATCGCCGTCCTGATCGCCCTCTTGCTCCCGGCCGTTCAGGCCGCCCGTGAGTTCGCGAGGCGGGCTCAGTGCGCCAACAATCTGAAGCAGATCGGTCTGGCGATCCACAACTATCACGACGTCAACAGTGTGTTCCCGATGAGCACGACCTCGGCCGAGGCGGCCCCGGACGGCCGCTGCCGGAACGGCCTCTTCAGCTGGCACGCGTCAATCCTGCCGCACCTCGGCCAGCAGGCGATCTTCAACGCGACCAACTTCTGGATCGGCAACGCCGACGATTGCGCGAGCCCCGACGTCGTGATGTACGGGGCGACGATCGGCGCGTCCCACCCGAACGGGACGGTCGCCCGAACGTCGCTCGCCGCGTATCTTTGCCCGTCCGAGTCGCATCGAATCGCGGCCACGATGGGGGCCTCTCGCCCGGCGTCCCAGAGCTACTCGGGGAACGCCGGCTGGACTCCCGACACCTCAGGGCCTGCGACCGGCCGGCGGATGGGGCGGCACAACGGCTTCATTGGGCTGGTAGACCCGGTCGGCCTCGCGAGCTGGCACGTCGGCCCGATCGCGGCGGCGTCGGTCTCCGACGGCCTGAGCCACACCGCCGCCGTGGCCGAGCGGCGCCTCCCTCGCGCCACGGATCCAAACGACGTCGAGGCGATGTACGGCGAGCCGGAGTCGACCCGCTCGTACTGCGCAGGGGGCTCCGGCTCGTCTCGGACCCTTCACGCCTGGCGGCGGTACTGCGAGACGGTCAGCTTCCCGGACCCGGCCTGGACGGTCTTCCCCGGACGGGCCTGGATCTCAGGATGGGGCCACGCCGGGGGGACTTACATGCAGGTCATGCCCGTCAATTCCCGGAGCTGCCACATCTACGGCGGCGAGGGGGACGGCAACATCCTGATCACGCCCGGCAGCCTTCATCACGGCGGCCTGAACGTCCTGTTCGGCGACGGCGGAGTGCGATTCCTCAGGAATTCGATCGCCCTACCGGTCTGGTGGGCCCTCGGCAGTCGCGATGGTGGGGAGGTGGTCGGCGGCGATGCCTACTGA